The following are encoded together in the Ictidomys tridecemlineatus isolate mIctTri1 chromosome X, mIctTri1.hap1, whole genome shotgun sequence genome:
- the Tceal9 gene encoding transcription elongation factor A protein-like 9 yields the protein MKPCQKIEEKPDNENEPKLEEEPKPEEKPEEEDEPEEEENAEETFRERLIQSLQDFKEDIHNRHLSNEDMFREVDEVDEIRRVRNKLIVMRWKVNRNHPYPYLM from the coding sequence ATGAAACCCTGtcagaaaattgaagaaaaaccAGACAATGAGAATGAACCAAAGCTGGAGGAAGAGCCAAAGCCTGAGGAAAAGCCAGAGGAAGAGGATGaaccagaggaggaggaaaacGCAGAAGAAACTTTTAGAGAAAGGCTGATTCAATCTCTCCAGGATTTTAAAGAAGATATACATAACAGGCATTTGAGCAATGAGGATATGTTTAGGGAAGTGGATGAAGTAGATGAGATAAGGAGAGTAAGAAACAAACTTATAGTGATGCGTTGGAAGGTCAATAGAAACCATCCTTACCCTTATTTGATGTAG